Proteins from a genomic interval of Microbacterium esteraromaticum:
- a CDS encoding asparaginase produces MLETLTVRDAVELAVVERSGFVESRHAGAAVVLSPDGDVVAVHGAADALILPRSSLKPLQAIAAVTAGAALSGDELALGTASHSGTDRHVEVVREMLAAGGLTEDDLGCPPAWPSDAATRRDMVRDHGEASRIRMNCSGKHALMLRACVATGWPTQGYLDAEHPLQVHIREVVERLAGEKVAHTSVDGCGAPVHAITLTGLARAIHRIGSASERSPFALHRVAGTLVRAVRESPWTIAGPGEPDTIAIETLGVFAKGGAEGIMVMVAPNGSTVALKMLDGNGRAATLVAAHLLSRAGALTESDVQTLASALPLSVLGGGQPVGMLRVAPGL; encoded by the coding sequence GTGCTGGAGACTCTGACTGTTCGTGATGCTGTCGAACTCGCCGTCGTGGAGCGCAGCGGCTTCGTGGAATCCCGCCATGCGGGCGCCGCGGTCGTGCTCTCCCCCGATGGCGACGTCGTCGCCGTCCACGGCGCCGCGGATGCCCTCATCCTCCCCCGGTCGAGCCTGAAGCCCCTGCAGGCGATCGCCGCCGTCACGGCGGGCGCCGCGCTGAGCGGTGATGAGCTCGCGCTGGGTACGGCGAGCCACAGCGGCACCGACCGCCACGTCGAGGTGGTGCGTGAGATGCTCGCCGCCGGCGGACTCACAGAGGATGACCTCGGATGCCCGCCCGCCTGGCCGTCGGATGCCGCCACGCGCCGCGACATGGTGCGCGACCACGGCGAGGCGTCCCGCATCCGGATGAACTGCTCGGGTAAGCACGCCCTGATGCTGCGTGCGTGCGTCGCGACCGGCTGGCCGACCCAGGGGTACCTGGACGCCGAGCACCCGCTGCAGGTGCACATCCGTGAGGTCGTCGAACGACTCGCCGGCGAGAAGGTCGCACACACCTCGGTGGACGGCTGCGGCGCACCGGTGCACGCGATCACGCTCACGGGGCTGGCTCGCGCCATCCATCGCATCGGTTCAGCCTCGGAACGTTCACCGTTCGCCCTGCACCGGGTGGCCGGCACGCTGGTGCGCGCCGTGCGCGAGAGCCCCTGGACCATCGCCGGTCCGGGCGAGCCCGACACGATCGCCATCGAGACGCTCGGTGTCTTCGCCAAGGGCGGCGCGGAGGGAATCATGGTCATGGTCGCCCCGAACGGCTCGACCGTGGCGTTGAAGATGCTGGATGGCAACGGACGCGCGGCGACCCTCGTCGCGGCTCACCTGCTTTCCCGCGCCGGCGCACTCACCGAGTCGGATGTGCAGACACTGGCATCCGCTCTTCCGCTTTCCGTGCTCGGTGGCGGCCAGCCAGTCGGCATGCTCCGCGTGGCTCCCGGCCTCTGA
- a CDS encoding OsmC family protein: MPLGDHRYALTATWTGNRGTGTSGYRDYARDVTISIDGKPELLASADRPFRGDRSRWNPEDLLLAALSECHLLSYLHACVTAGVVVTEYRDEATGLMREDGRGGGAFVEVTLRPHVRVADPSMIEAAQQAHHQANQWCFIANSVNFPVLHEAVVTA, translated from the coding sequence ATGCCCCTCGGAGATCACCGCTACGCACTGACCGCCACCTGGACCGGCAACCGCGGCACAGGTACGTCCGGCTACCGCGACTACGCGCGCGACGTCACGATCAGCATCGACGGCAAGCCCGAACTGCTGGCATCCGCCGATCGGCCGTTTCGCGGCGACCGCAGCCGCTGGAACCCCGAGGACCTTCTCCTGGCGGCACTGTCGGAATGCCACCTGCTCTCATACCTGCACGCCTGTGTGACCGCCGGGGTCGTCGTGACCGAGTACCGCGATGAGGCGACCGGACTCATGCGCGAGGACGGCCGGGGCGGCGGCGCGTTCGTCGAAGTGACGCTGCGCCCGCACGTGCGCGTGGCCGACCCATCGATGATCGAAGCCGCGCAGCAGGCCCACCATCAGGCCAACCAGTGGTGCTTCATCGCGAACTCGGTCAACTTCCCCGTGCTCCACGAAGCCGTCGTGACAGCGTGA